Proteins found in one Kangiella sediminilitoris genomic segment:
- the ftsL gene encoding cell division protein FtsL has product MNKKKARETNSLWPFYSLAAVLMRRFGVLMLGAVVVVSGIVVAYQTHQHRQATIAFKQLQDEQTALDLQWQKLRLEQSALAEHSRIEQLAEEKLKMKHTDNADEIIMKPALRSKE; this is encoded by the coding sequence ATGAATAAGAAAAAGGCCAGAGAAACCAATAGCTTATGGCCTTTTTATAGCTTGGCAGCAGTATTGATGCGACGTTTCGGTGTATTAATGTTGGGTGCGGTTGTTGTGGTATCAGGAATAGTAGTCGCGTATCAGACCCATCAGCACCGTCAGGCAACGATAGCGTTTAAGCAGTTGCAGGACGAACAGACAGCACTGGATTTGCAATGGCAAAAACTTCGCCTGGAGCAAAGCGCGTTAGCGGAGCACAGCAGAATTGAGCAACTGGCAGAAGAAAAATTAAAAATGAAGCACACAGACAATGCTGATGAGATCATCATGAAACCAGCTCTTAGAAGTAAAGAGTAG